One Nicotiana tomentosiformis chromosome 4, ASM39032v3, whole genome shotgun sequence genomic window carries:
- the LOC138910191 gene encoding uncharacterized protein, which produces MAPKLEDPGAFTIPCTIGSAEVAKALYDLGASINLMPYSVFKTLGIGQPRPTSIRLQMADRTMKRPLRVIEDVLVRVDKSILPTDFVILDCEVDYEVPIILGRPFLTTGKALVDVEAGELTFQGVG; this is translated from the coding sequence atggctccaaagttggaagatcccggtgcttttacaattccttgtaccattggaagtgccgaagTTGCAAAAGCTCTTTatgatcttggggcgagtatcaacttaatgccctattcagttttcaagacattgggaattgggcaaccaagacccacatctattaGATTACAAATGGctgatcgtacaatgaagagaccgttaagggtgattgaggatgtattggttcgagttGACAAGTCCATTCTCCCGAcggattttgtgattcttgattgtgaagtggactatgaggtgccgattattcttggtagacctttccttactacggggaaggctcttgttgatgtggaagccggtgaactcACTTTTCAGGGGGTGGGGTGA